Genomic window (Vidua macroura isolate BioBank_ID:100142 chromosome 3, ASM2450914v1, whole genome shotgun sequence):
TGGCAAAGTGCTTCCCACACATGTCACATCTCCTGAGCCGCTCTCCTGAGGGAAGAGAAACTGGACATTGGGAATTCTCCCAGGGGAATTTTGTCCTTCAGAGTCAGCCTACAAATCACAGAacccaggctggaaaagacctccaaggtcataGAATCCAACCTGTGCCAAATCCCCACCTCGGCAACCAGTGCCATATCCAGCTGTCCCCTGAGCATCCacctattccaatgcctgataaccctttccatgaaggaattcttcctgaTAGCCAACCTGAATCTCCCCTGGCACCACTAGAGGACATTCCTCTCATCCTATCACTTGTTCCTTGGGAGTGGAGCCCAAATTCCCCCTGGCTCCTGTCAGGGAATTGTGGAAAGCAAGAAAGTCCCTCCAGactctcctttcctccaggctaaaAGTCCTTCTACCCCTATGACTGCTATCTACTATTCTGGTGGTTGGATACTCTTCCAtgagttacaaaaaaaaaaggggggggggtaGTTATTTCATATCTCAGCAATAAAACAGGAAAGAGATGGGAAAACCACCTGGTATATTTCATTCCCACCGGTGTGTGTCCTTTTGTGGCTGGTGAGTTTTCCTCTGTCAGCAAAGGAAGCGCCGCAGTCCTCACAAATGTAGGGCTTCTCCCCAGTGTGGGATCTAATGGAGAGAAAACCCCAAAGATTAATTAGATCTTGATCCCTAAAATACTGGATTTGAAACCATGTTTGGATTTTAAATGTAGTGGGGAAAGGAAATTCTGCTCCCACAGAAAACGGAGTGTTTCCAGGTACAGGTACTACACTCCAGGAGTAAAATTCCCATTTAAAATTgatcttttaaaattcaaaattccCATTTAAAATTTACCTTTTTCCTCACTTTCAGGCCctaaaaaatccacttttttttttcccagacagcTTAGACCataggaaaggagaaagaagggaaaatgacagaaaattacacagaatcagaaaaatcagagcCTAATGTTTGGTCTTAACTTATTCCAAACCAAACAGAATGATGTCCAAAATCATCCCTGATTTTGAGCTGTCAGAACAAAGAATTATCATCAGTCATCTCCAGAGAAAGATGGGAAATTCCATGGGATGATTCACCCTCTCCTGGGAGAGGGCACATCTACACAGACACCACCAGGGAGCAACTCATCCTGTGAAGCTCCAGCTGAGTAGCATGGATTTGGAGTTGCACAGGAGGATAAAATCCCATGGCAATTCCTTGCTCCAAGAGCGAGCACGGCTCAGGATCCGTTTCTCCAGGAACCCTGACTCACTCTTCATCACTGAGGGCCATCGTGGGATTTTAGAGCCTGTCCCAAATGACAGATATTCCTTGCAAGTTTTAAGAGGGTATCCATATTGAAATCCCGACCATGGGAAATGCAACATGGGGCCAAAGCCTTTGCATAAGGGAATTAATCACAGATCCCACTGAACCCCATATCCTGGTGTTCCTGCTCTAAGTGGCAAGGAATGGGCATGGCTGGAATCTGACCTGGTATGGATCTTGAGCTGGGAAGGCTGAGCAAACCTGGAGTGACACATGCCACACTCGTAGGGCTTCTCGCCAGTGTGCGTCCACATGTGGAACACCAGCGCTGTGCAGGAGCTCAGGATCTTGCTGCACACGGAGCACGGTGGCTGCTTGGCCCTGCCCTCGTGCTTCCGCATGGAGTGAGTCCTCACATCCTGCTTCCTCTTGAAGGTggcctggcagaggctgcaggagaatCTCCTCTCCTCACTGTGCATGCAGGCACGGTGCTCCTTCCAGCTGGTGTAGCTGGCGAAGGCCTTGCTGCACACCTCGCACTGGTACGCCTTGCCAGGAAGGCTCTGGTGCACATCCCGGCAGTGATCCACGtattttttccaggaaacaaACTGCTCCTGGCACTTGTTGCAGTGGATCACATAGATGGATTTCTTGTTGGCCACACTTTTACTGGCTTTCTTTAGTTTAAACCCTGGTTCAGGTTCTTTGCTGTTCTTCTCTGTTGAggcttcatcctcctcctcctcctcctcctcctcgt
Coding sequences:
- the LOC128804884 gene encoding GDNF-inducible zinc finger protein 1-like, which gives rise to MSVKGKEQGNYDTGYSEVEGSRDNEEEEEEEEDEASTEKNSKEPEPGFKLKKASKSVANKKSIYVIHCNKCQEQFVSWKKYVDHCRDVHQSLPGKAYQCEVCSKAFASYTSWKEHRACMHSEERRFSCSLCQATFKRKQDVRTHSMRKHEGRAKQPPCSVCSKILSSCTALVFHMWTHTGEKPYECGMCHSRFAQPSQLKIHTRSHTGEKPYICEDCGASFADRGKLTSHKRTHTGERLRRCDMCGKHFATNEYLKWHKRCHLGTKPYRCEVCGKAFGLRASLAQHSNVHAETRPYFCEQCGKAFTQQGALWRHQHIHTGEKPYKCRACERTFTDMSTLRRHVAIHDQNAHWRSFLIDLTQKKDHNWSKIETLVEAHPGGDPMPEIWSVDHGKLYKPGSAKAAAAHVTPGLGDTGNTDSSLLYL